Sequence from the Nocardia brasiliensis genome:
TCGAAGTGGATCGGCGCGCCCCAATGGGTTCCGGTGTGCTCGCCCTGCTGGATGTAGCGCAGGTAGTAGCCGTCGTTGGCGATCGTCGCCACGATGTCGGTGCGGAACTCCGGGTCGTCCGGGTACAGCGGCGTCGTGGCCGGGTCGTGCACATGCGACAGGCTTACCAGCCGCCCGAACGGCCGCGGCCTGGTCATCGCTTCCGCTGCGGGATGGCCCGCGCCAGGGCGAGCAGATCGGCCTCCAGCCAGCGGAACAACCGGTAGGTAACCACGAATGCCAGAATGCCACCCACGCTGAGCAGGCGCACCGGAACGATGACCAAGCCCAGATCCGCGGCGTCGACGAAGGTGGCCCCGGCCACCCCGAGCAGCGGGACCGAGGCCGCGACGCCGAGGTAGAAGTTCCCGCGCCGGGCGAGCTTTCGCAGCTGACGCTCGTCACCCGGCCCGACGCCGCCGCGCACCAGCAGCTGCGGATACACCACCCGCACCGCGAAGAGCATGGCCGGAAAGAACGGGTAAGCCAGCGCGATGGCGGCGCAAACCACCTGTGCGGCAAAGAAATGCAAGAAGGTGCCGGGCGGCAGCGATACGCCGCTCGCGGCGAGCGCCAGCGGCCAGGCGACGCCTGCGACGATCCACATCGCGAACGGCACCAGCACCGCCCAGTCGCCGAGCAGCAGCGTGTCGCGCCTGGCCTTGGCCAGCGTGCGCGCGGAATACTCACGGCCACGGGCCAATCGGAACGAGACGGTGAGCGGGCGGCGGCCGAGCGCGATGAGCAGGACGGCCGCGAGCGGGAACGAGATGAGGTTGTTGATCAGGCCGACGGTGAAGAACTTCTCCTGGTCGGCGGCCGCGAGCCGGTCGATGATCAGCGACTGGTTGAGCTGGATGTTGTACCAGCTGGCCAGCACGTTGGGCACGCCGACACACAGCGCCGCCACCGGGATGAGCCAGCCGCGGGTCCGGAAGCGCAGGCTGCTCGGCGGTGGGTCGACCAGGTCGCGGGCGCGGGCGTCGAGGCACAGATCCAGCTGCCCGGCCAGCTCGGCGCCGGTGCGCCAGCGGCGTTTCGGCTCGGGCCGCAGGCAGTCGAGCAGAACGCGGCGCAGCGACGGGGGCGTATCGGCGGGCAACTGGGCCAGCGCCGTTTCCGGGATGCCTGCTCTGCGGGCTTCGAGCATGCGCGCGATGGCTTCGGTGCGCGGCCGTGGCTGGTCGTCGAACGGGTGTGTGCCGGTGAGCAATTCCCACAGCAGCAGGCCGAGCGAGTAGAGGTCGCTGCGCGTGCCGGGCGCGGGGGCGGCCGGATCGAGCAGGCGGGCCAGCTGTTCGGGAGACTGGTAGCGCAGCGAATCATCCTCGAACTCGGTGTGATTCGGCACGGCGGCGGACGGGGCGGCGGCGCGCAGCGCGAAATCGGCGAGCTTCGGCACGCCCTCGGCGGTGAACAGCACATTCGCCGGTTTGATGTCGTGATGCAGCACGCCGAGATGCGCGGCGTGATCGAGCGCGTCGGCCAGCCGCCTGCCCACCCAGGCCACCGTTTCCGGCCAACTCAGCGTCGCGATCTCGGTGCGCACGCTCGAATCCGACGGCCGGATCTCGCCTTTCGCCGCCATCGCGGCGTCGACGGCGCGCAGCAGCAGTGCCCCGCCGTCGGACTCCGGACCGCGGCGGCGCTGCTCGAGCACCCCGAGCGCGGTCCCGCCGGGCAGATAC
This genomic interval carries:
- a CDS encoding protein kinase domain-containing protein, which produces MTASQVDAVARFAAEWQRSLRDDRRAPPRIADYVPDGTQTRLAILTELLRIDLRERWTRAATLGKRIAEYRKEFPEVEQSPELAGLVCAEFMARRRHAPLSVAAFAAEYPEFAAEIHARLRAFDIDDDTADLLAPESAAALAALAELAPGRRIDDFDLLTDLGTGVLGRVFLARQISMQRLVAVRLSAGRAGAPQTMAQLDHAHIVRVFDQRVLRTDDAPETEFDAWTTTDFGSALDATRPGPDPSHTVAAAATWVVQPRSEVPATDAAAPRLVYMQYLPGGTALGVLEQRRRGPESDGGALLLRAVDAAMAAKGEIRPSDSSVRTEIATLSWPETVAWVGRRLADALDHAAHLGVLHHDIKPANVLFTAEGVPKLADFALRAAAPSAAVPNHTEFEDDSLRYQSPEQLARLLDPAAPAPGTRSDLYSLGLLLWELLTGTHPFDDQPRPRTEAIARMLEARRAGIPETALAQLPADTPPSLRRVLLDCLRPEPKRRWRTGAELAGQLDLCLDARARDLVDPPPSSLRFRTRGWLIPVAALCVGVPNVLASWYNIQLNQSLIIDRLAAADQEKFFTVGLINNLISFPLAAVLLIALGRRPLTVSFRLARGREYSARTLAKARRDTLLLGDWAVLVPFAMWIVAGVAWPLALAASGVSLPPGTFLHFFAAQVVCAAIALAYPFFPAMLFAVRVVYPQLLVRGGVGPGDERQLRKLARRGNFYLGVAASVPLLGVAGATFVDAADLGLVIVPVRLLSVGGILAFVVTYRLFRWLEADLLALARAIPQRKR